The Rissa tridactyla isolate bRisTri1 chromosome 6, bRisTri1.patW.cur.20221130, whole genome shotgun sequence DNA segment TAACGGGGGCCCCGGAGCCGCCGGGCCGTTCTGCCGGTCCGCTCCCGGCCCTCAGTGCGTGCGGGCTACCAGGCCCGGATGCCCTGCAGTGCGCCCTGGCTGCAggagggccccgccgccgcctggtGCAgcggctgcccgccgccgccgaaGGCCCCCAGGCCGCCCACGTTCACGAaggggccggcggccgccgccgggctgcAGGCGGCTTGCATGGAGGCGCCGCCGGTGCCCGCCGGGTAGGTGCAGCCGTAGCCGGGGTTGTAGGAGGCGGCGTTGCCGTAGCCATAAGCGGGGAAGCCGTTGTAAGAGTAGGGCCCGTTGTACGCCGAACCGTAGCCCTGCGACCCGCCGAGGCACGGCTTGCCGTCGCGCACCAGCACGGGCACGGCCACCCtgcgtggcggcggcggggccgcggggccgcccaGCTCCAGCGACTTGTCCTGCCGCTGCCGCTTGCACTTGTAACGccggttctggaaccagatctTCACCTGCGTGGAGGTGAGCTTGAGGCTGCTGGCCAGGTGCTCCCGCTCGGGCGCCGACAGGTAACGCTGCTGCTTGAACCGCCGCTCCAGCTCGAAGACCTg contains these protein-coding regions:
- the NKX2-3 gene encoding homeobox protein Nkx-2.3; its protein translation is MMLPSPVTSTPFSVKDILNLEQQQQDPHYGAQLPHHLEHHFHPAACLLAAADGARFSDGEEEEEEEKLSYLSPMAAPVSQADARISADNYVHAVLRGSCEAPGPGEELDPAARDPKSCVLKKPLDAAEKAEEAERPKQRSRRKPRVLFSQAQVFELERRFKQQRYLSAPEREHLASSLKLTSTQVKIWFQNRRYKCKRQRQDKSLELGGPAAPPPPRRVAVPVLVRDGKPCLGGSQGYGSAYNGPYSYNGFPAYGYGNAASYNPGYGCTYPAGTGGASMQAACSPAAAAGPFVNVGGLGAFGGGGQPLHQAAAGPSCSQGALQGIRAW